A segment of the Poseidonibacter antarcticus genome:
ATTAACTTGGATTTCATTTGTTTTATCAACAATTCTATAAAAAGATATTATTGCAAATACTTTCATAAGTTCAATATCTTCAAATATCTTGATTTCACTACTCATTGATTTATAATAAATATCATAAACATTTGAAATATCATTTATAGTTGCTAAATTATTTGATTCAGAAGCTATTTTTGAAATCATTACAACAAGTCTTGGGTTTCCTTTTGATAAATATTGTATTCTTTTTATATATGAAGGATTTAGAATTTTAAAATCTTTTTTTATAATATCTTCGATATAGTTTTTTTCTAATTTATCAATAAAGACCTCATCAAAACTAAGCTTTCTATTAGATAATATATCAATAATCTTATCTTTTGCATAATCTCTTACTGTCATAATGATTTTCAAAGTATTATCATTTATTTTTTCTGGATATAACTGAATTAAATAGTCTAATGTATTATGAACTCTATTTACATCATCTATAAAGATTAAATATTTCTTTTTCCCTTGAAAAAAAGTATTAATATCATCAAATAAGTCAGCACTTCTATTGTAAATACAAACTATTTCATAATCAAAATCTTTTTTATAAGACTTTATTACCTCAATTACAACTTTTGATTTTCCTATTCCTGCTTTTCCTGAAACAAGTACAAAATTGTTTTGATTTAATTTTTCAGTAATTTCTTTTTTTTCATTATCTCTACCATATAGATTTATATCTAAAGGAGTTGCAAATTTATTGTATTGAGAGACATCAATAAATTCATCAAGTTTTAAAATTTGTTTTGTTGAAGGTTTACGCTTATATATTATTTCTAACATTTTTAATACAAAAATCATTATTGTAAAAAACATTGTTATACTTACTATTAACCAGCTTCCACCACCAACAAATATATCAACTAGTCCCAGTGCTAATTTTTCTTCTGGAGGAATGTAACTTTTTATTAATATATTTAATTTTTCACCAAGATTTATAAAAAATATTTCACATATTATTACAAAAAAGAACTTCCAAATAAGTGTAAGATATGATGGACTCTTTATTAACCATTTAACAAATTTATTCTCAAATAATATCCCTGTAAATTTGTTAATTCTTCTTAGTTTTTCAAGATAATTCATATAAGTCCCCTAATAATTCTTTATTATATTATTTTTAAATAAATTATTAGTGAATATATCGAATAATCTTTATTTCCTCAAATACTTCAAAGTCGTAATAATAATATCATCATCATCTTTACTTGGGCTTTTTATTGTTTCTTTTGTATCATCACTTTTTGTAAATGTTATATTCATTTCGTATGAGCTTACTGTTTGAATGCCTTTTTGTAAACAAAGAATTTTAATCATAATTAACTCTAGAAATTGTTTTGTTGGTAGGTCTGGTTTTCCAAATCTATCTTCCATTTCTTCTTCTATTTTATAAACTTCTTCTTTCTGTGTTGATTTTGAAAGTCGTCTGTATAATTCTAATCTTACTCTATCTTCAACTATGTAATCACTTGAAATAAATGCTGATATTGCTAATTTTATATCAACAGCTTTTTTCTCTTCTTGTGAATCTCCACTAAGTGTTGCTAGTGCATCTTCTAACATTTTTAGATATAAACCATATCCTATTTGTTTGATGTGTCCACTTTGTGCTTCACCTATAATATTTCCTCCACCTCTGATTTCTAAATCTTGATGAGCTAGAGCTGTTCCACTTCCTAGGTATGAGTTTGATTCTAAGGCTACTAATCTTTTTACTGCATCTGATGTGATTTGTTTTTTATCTTCTACTACGTAATAACAAAAACCTTCTTTATTGCTTCGTCCTACTCTTCCTCTTAGTTGATGTAAATCTGCAATACCAAATCTATCTGCTCCATCTATAATAATAGAGTTTGCATTTGGAAGGTGAAGTCCTGATTCTACTATTGAAGTTGCTAATAATATATCAAATTTCTTTTCTTCAAAAGCATCTAGGATTTTTTCTGTATCGGCTGGTTTTATTTTTGAGTGAATTATTTCAACTTTTATATTTGGAACTATTTCTTCTATATCTGCTTTTTTTGCTTCAATCGATGCGATATTATTATGAACATAGAAAAGTTGTCCACCTCTTCTTTTTTCTCTTAAAACTATTTCTTTTATTAACTTGTCACTATACTCTTTTACATAAGTTCTTACACCTAATCGCTCTGTTGGTGGTGTTAAAAGTGAACTCATTCCTTTTAGTTTTGATAAAGCTAGATTTAGAGTTCTTGGAATTGGTGTTGCACTCATTGAGAAAATATGTACATCTTCTCGTAAGTTTTTAAGTTTTTCTTTTTGTTTTACACCAAATTTATGTTCTTCATCAATTATTACTAAGGCTAAATCTTTTGCTGTAATTCCTAATAATGAATGAGTTCCGATTACTAACTGTATTTCTCCAGAATTTAGACCTTTTTTTACTTCACTTTTTTCTTTTGCAGTTGATTTTCCATCAAGTCTTGCAATTGAAAAATCATAAGCTTCAAATCTTTTTTTCATACTGTGATAATGTTGAGTAGCAAGAATTGTTGTAGGACATACAAAAATTGCTTGATGTCCGTCTAAAATAGTTGCTAGTAAAGCATTCATAGCAACTTCAGTTTTTCCAAAACCTACATCTCCTGAAAGAAGTCTATCCATAACTCTTCCTGAACTTAAATCTTTGAAGATTTCATTTACTGATCGTGTTTGGTCTTTTGTATAATCAAATCCTGAACTTTTTCTAAACTCTTCTAGTATATTTTTATTTGTATCTATTTTTATACCATTTACAAGTTCTCTTGCTGCTGCTAGTTTAATAATATCATTTGCTATTGCAAATAATCTTTCTTTTACTTTTTCTTTTAATTTAGCAAACGAACCTTTTCCAAGTTTATCTACAACTGCATAAGAGCTTCCATCTGCTACATATCTATCTACTAAATCAATATTTTCAACAGGAATTAAAAGCTTATCATCACCTGCGTATTTAACTATTACAAAATCTCGTTTTGCACCCATTACAGTAACAGGTTCTATTCCTTTGTATTGTCCAATACCATGTTTTTCATGAACTACGAAATCATTTACTTGTAATTCATCAATTACTAGTTTTATTTTTTTCTTTCTTCTTTTTTTAATCTCTTTATTTAGTGAGATTATTACCTCATCATTACTTACAAGATTTACAATATATGGTTCAAAAACATAATTTATATCTTTGTTACTTAAATCTAAGTCATAGGCTTTTACCTTAGCTTCAGTACTTGAAATAACAGTTACTTTTTTGCCTTGATGGAAAGAGATAAACTCTTTTACATTTGCAGGTGCTATTTCTTTATGAGTTTTACTTTTGAAAATTTGAGGAGTTGCTAAGAATTTATCTTTATTTATTCTTTTTTCTTCAAATACATAAACTTCTTCAAGTTCATCAAGTGATTCTTGGGTAATAAAACAATTCATGGAAGATGGTAAATATTCACCTAAGTCATTTAAATACCAAAATCCTAGAGAGTGAATATCTTTTATAAATGCATCACTTGAAACTTTTTGGATTTCATCTGTAATACCTGAATATGTTTGTTCATCTAAAGCTAAAAAAGCAGGAGGAATATTTATAGTTTCTATTTCATCTTTGAAAGATTTTTGATCTTCTATATCAAACTTTCTAATACTTTCAACTTCATCATCAAATAGTGAAATTCTATATCCAAACTCACTTCCTAAAGGACAAATATCTATAATATCACCTCTAATTGAGGCTTCTGCTTCGCTTGTAACAATATCTACAAAGTAATATCCCCAATTGTAAAGTTTTGATTTGAACTCTTCTATATTTATAGTATCTGCAAAATTTATTTCATAAGTATCAAAACATTTCTCTTTTGGTAAAGGAAAAGAGATTGTTCTTATTGGTGAGATTAAAATCTTATTTTGTTTTTTATATGAATAAAAATCATTTAATGTTTTTGTTATTTCTTGTAACTCTGTAGAAAAAGATAGTAAGTCATCACCAAAATTTGCTCTAAAATCAGATAATACAAAAGGTGTAAAACCTAAAAGTGCAACAATATCATTTGCCATTTGAGCTTGTTTATCATCATTTACGATTAGTAACTCACAATCTTTTAGTTTTTTATTATCTTTTAAACCTTTTAAAAATTCATATATATTATTCACTATTTAGTTTCTTCTTCTGTTAATTCAAATTCTTTTGTAGTTTTATCATAGTAATAAGCTGGATAAGGAGTTTCATTTAATAAAAAGATTAAATTTGCATCATTAAATCCTGCTTTTTCTAATCCTTCTTTAAACATTTGTAAAATAAAAGCTCTCGTTGTAACCAATGTTGTAGTTGAACTTGATGTATAAACATTTTTTTCACCCTCAACTACTTTAAAACTTTTTCTTTTTAAAAATTTATTTAGTTTTTCTTCATCTTCTAAACCACTTACATCTAATAATACTAATACTTCTATATTTTCCATATTTATAATTCCTATATATTTATCTCATTTGAACGTATTGTATTAAAATTAGGTTTAATTAACGAAATATTAAACTATTTACATATTTTTGCTTGCTCAATTTTCTAGATAATCAATTATGATTTAGTTATAAAAGAGCTTTGAGTTCCTAAAAATTTAAAATCAAAACACGAATTTAATCCATAACACAAATAAAATTTTATACTCACTCTTATGAGTTAGTTTATTCTGATACTTATAAATAATATTTTAATGTTTTAAGAAATAAAACTTTTAAATTCTTCATTTCTTAAATTAAAAGATATAATACCCACTAATTTAATACAAAAATAAACAGGGGTAAGTATTTGAGAAATCAAGTAAAAAATTTATTAAGAATCATAAGATTTTTTCCTCTTCTCATCATACTTGCAATTAGTATATTAGTAATAACTGTTCTAATCAATGAAGAGAAAAGAGAAATACAAGTTGAAAAAATAAATATAGAAAAACAATTTCTTCAAGATGAAAAAGAAAGAATAAAATTAAATGTCGATACTGTATACAATTATCTTAAAATACATAAAGATATTGCTGAAGATGAACTAAGAAAAGATTTAAAAAGTAAAATCAATAATGTGTATAAAATAATATCAAATATTTATATTAATAACAAAGACAAAAAATCTAAAGATGAGATTATCCAACAAATTAAAGAAGCAGTTGATACTATAAGATATAATAATGGCAATGGATATTTCTCAATACATACATTAGATGGAATAAATATTCTTCAACCTGTTAATAGAAGTTTTGAAGGAACAAATATATTTAACAGAAGAGATACAAAAGGTAATTATAGTATACAAAAAGCGATATCAATTGCAAAAAATAAAGGTGAAGGTTTTTTTACGTGGTATTTCCCAAAACCTAATGATAAATCAAAAGAGTTTGAAAAAATTGGAATTGTAAAAAAATTTGAACCATATAGTTTAATCATAACAACAGCTGTATATAGAGATGATTTTCTAAATAAATTAAAAAAACAAACTCTAAATTATATTTCACAATTAAAGTATAAAAATGATGGATATATTTATATAATATCATTTAATGGCGATATAATTTATCATCCATCAAAAAAACTATTAACTGCTAATATCTTTAGAGAAAAAAGATTTTCTTATATAAAAAATTCTTTTAAAGAATTAATTTCTAAAAATACTATAGATACAGCAGATTACTTTCTAGTTAAATCCAAAATAGATAAAAAAAATACCCAAGAAACTAATATTACTTATTCAAAAAAGTTTAACAATTGGGAATGGATTATATCTACAAATTTTAAACTTTCAGATGCAAATTATATTATAGAAAATATGAAAGTCCTTCAAGAAGAAAAATATGAAAATTATAAAGATGATATTATTTTTTATGGATTACTTTTTACAATATTCTTTTTAATTATTTCATATTTTATCTCTAAATTATTAGAAAAAGAATTTTTAAAATACCAAATTAAAATTGAAGAAGAAAAAGATACATTACTACTTTCACAAAAAATCACTAAAGTGGGACATTGGAAATATGAAGTAGCAACAAGAAAAGAGTATCTTTCAGAAGAAATTAAAATAATGTTTGGAATAAAAGAGATAAAAGACAATATATTTATTGATTACCTAAAAGAAGTTTTACATAAAGATGATTTACCTAGAGTTATGAAAGCATTTAATAAAACATTAGAAACAAAAAAAGATTTTAACCAAATATATAGAATACATAGACCTAATAATAAGATTAGATGGATAAGTAGCAAGGCTACACTTAACGAAGAAAAAGGATATATAAAAGGTGTTGCACAAGATATAACAGAATTAAAAGAACTAGAACTAGAAAAGAAACAAAAAGATGATATGTTATATCAACAAAGCAAAATGGCTGCTATGGGTGAAATGCTTGGAAATATTGCACATCAATGGAGACAACCTTTATCTACAATTTCAACTGCATCAACTGGTGCTAAACTACAAAAAGAAATGAATATTTTAAGTGATGAGCAATTATATAAATCATTAACTATAATTAATGATTCTGCACAATATCTTTCACAAACAATTGATGATTTTAGAGGTTTTTTTAATCCAAAATATAATATAAAAAAAGAATTTGATATTAATAAAGCTATTAATAAAACTATAAAATTGTTAAATTCTCAATTTAACGCAAAAAATATAGAGCTTATAAAAAATGTACAGAATCATAAACTTAAATCAATTGAAAATGAAATAATACAAGTTTTAATAAATCTACTTAATAATGCAAGAGATGCCCTACTTTCTAAAGAAAAACAAAGAAGATTAATATTTATTAATACATATAGAAAAGATGATAATATATATTTAGAAATATTGGATAATGCAGGTGGAATTGAGAAAAATATTATAAATAGAATTTTTGAACCATATTTTACGACAAAACAAAACTCACAAGGAACTGGAATAGGATTATATATGAGTCAAGATATTATAATAAATCATTTAAAAGGTAGTCTTGTGGTTTCTAATGAAAAGTATGTATTTGAAAACATCCACTATACAGGAGCTAAATTTATTATTTTACTACCTTTGTCTTAAAAGCCTTATTTTAAGGGCTTTAAAAATACCTGTTTTTAAATTGTTCCAAAACTGAACCAAGTTTGTACTAGTTAAGTAAAAAAGTTCCTCTTCTTTTCTTATCATTCTTAATATACTTTGCATAAGTTGAAAGAGTGATGTTAGAATTTTTATGTCCTAGCATATTAGAAACCCAAAGAATATCTTCTCCGCTTGAAATCATCATACTTGCAAAAGTATGTCTCATTTGATATAAATTTCTATATGGAATCTCAAGTTTTTTTAAAACCTTTTTCCAATAAGTTGTAGAAATCTTCAT
Coding sequences within it:
- the mfd gene encoding transcription-repair coupling factor, which translates into the protein MNNIYEFLKGLKDNKKLKDCELLIVNDDKQAQMANDIVALLGFTPFVLSDFRANFGDDLLSFSTELQEITKTLNDFYSYKKQNKILISPIRTISFPLPKEKCFDTYEINFADTINIEEFKSKLYNWGYYFVDIVTSEAEASIRGDIIDICPLGSEFGYRISLFDDEVESIRKFDIEDQKSFKDEIETINIPPAFLALDEQTYSGITDEIQKVSSDAFIKDIHSLGFWYLNDLGEYLPSSMNCFITQESLDELEEVYVFEEKRINKDKFLATPQIFKSKTHKEIAPANVKEFISFHQGKKVTVISSTEAKVKAYDLDLSNKDINYVFEPYIVNLVSNDEVIISLNKEIKKRRKKKIKLVIDELQVNDFVVHEKHGIGQYKGIEPVTVMGAKRDFVIVKYAGDDKLLIPVENIDLVDRYVADGSSYAVVDKLGKGSFAKLKEKVKERLFAIANDIIKLAAARELVNGIKIDTNKNILEEFRKSSGFDYTKDQTRSVNEIFKDLSSGRVMDRLLSGDVGFGKTEVAMNALLATILDGHQAIFVCPTTILATQHYHSMKKRFEAYDFSIARLDGKSTAKEKSEVKKGLNSGEIQLVIGTHSLLGITAKDLALVIIDEEHKFGVKQKEKLKNLREDVHIFSMSATPIPRTLNLALSKLKGMSSLLTPPTERLGVRTYVKEYSDKLIKEIVLREKRRGGQLFYVHNNIASIEAKKADIEEIVPNIKVEIIHSKIKPADTEKILDAFEEKKFDILLATSIVESGLHLPNANSIIIDGADRFGIADLHQLRGRVGRSNKEGFCYYVVEDKKQITSDAVKRLVALESNSYLGSGTALAHQDLEIRGGGNIIGEAQSGHIKQIGYGLYLKMLEDALATLSGDSQEEKKAVDIKLAISAFISSDYIVEDRVRLELYRRLSKSTQKEEVYKIEEEMEDRFGKPDLPTKQFLELIMIKILCLQKGIQTVSSYEMNITFTKSDDTKETIKSPSKDDDDIIITTLKYLRK
- a CDS encoding cache domain-containing protein translates to MRNQVKNLLRIIRFFPLLIILAISILVITVLINEEKREIQVEKINIEKQFLQDEKERIKLNVDTVYNYLKIHKDIAEDELRKDLKSKINNVYKIISNIYINNKDKKSKDEIIQQIKEAVDTIRYNNGNGYFSIHTLDGINILQPVNRSFEGTNIFNRRDTKGNYSIQKAISIAKNKGEGFFTWYFPKPNDKSKEFEKIGIVKKFEPYSLIITTAVYRDDFLNKLKKQTLNYISQLKYKNDGYIYIISFNGDIIYHPSKKLLTANIFREKRFSYIKNSFKELISKNTIDTADYFLVKSKIDKKNTQETNITYSKKFNNWEWIISTNFKLSDANYIIENMKVLQEEKYENYKDDIIFYGLLFTIFFLIISYFISKLLEKEFLKYQIKIEEEKDTLLLSQKITKVGHWKYEVATRKEYLSEEIKIMFGIKEIKDNIFIDYLKEVLHKDDLPRVMKAFNKTLETKKDFNQIYRIHRPNNKIRWISSKATLNEEKGYIKGVAQDITELKELELEKKQKDDMLYQQSKMAAMGEMLGNIAHQWRQPLSTISTASTGAKLQKEMNILSDEQLYKSLTIINDSAQYLSQTIDDFRGFFNPKYNIKKEFDINKAINKTIKLLNSQFNAKNIELIKNVQNHKLKSIENEIIQVLINLLNNARDALLSKEKQRRLIFINTYRKDDNIYLEILDNAGGIEKNIINRIFEPYFTTKQNSQGTGIGLYMSQDIIINHLKGSLVVSNEKYVFENIHYTGAKFIILLPLS